The Danaus plexippus chromosome 20, MEX_DaPlex, whole genome shotgun sequence sequence aaatgttcaatagCTAAGTTTATGATCGTGTTgagtttgataattttataaacttaggTAGCACAGGACATGGCGAAATACAAATTGGTTTATTGCATTGTGTTCGTAGCTCTGAgtaagtaaacaaataaatataagaaaattaattaattgtttgtatgaaacgagtacatattttatgatttttttaaatcaaaatctaTACTATTTGATAGTTGAAGTCACGGTTTCTCTTATACCTAATGAAACcaaagtagaaaatattaagaatgacCTCAGGCGGAGCggaaaaaagaagaaaaaagacAGATCGACTTCTTCAGACGAAGCGAGGGGTAAAACAATGTTATGTAAAAGTTTATAACCAAAgcattgaaaattaaacatgtatcttaaaaaatattactgacTGAACATAATGTTACAATGAccattaaaatgacatttattaatatgatttgaAATCGTCTCATCATAAGAAATTCCAATTTGAAAAGGAAAAGACAGCGACAGCGCGGACGTGGACAAGGAGAGCCTAGAGCTTTCGACGCAAGAGTTGAGCTCTGATACAGATGCGTCGAAGAAGCCTGTCTCCAGTGCCGAGAGGAGGGGGTGGTACGGTCACATACACAcacttatattaacaataagaaatattgtaaGGAAGCGACGGAGAGCCTTCATATAAAACGTTTTGTAGCTCGTAACATATGATAAAGGAAGATCATGGATTCCGTATCAGCGGACACAGCTGAAGGGAATAGTAGGTGGACAGACATACCTACAGCacacaaattattttagagCATGGATCACACTTAATACACGTGTATCTAGTTTCTTCAAAGTCGGACATTTATTCTAAATGGTAACTTTGTAATATTGATTCcttatgtttattgtttggTTCAGTACACTCCTTCATATTATTCCCGAATTATCATTTTCCACCATTCGTCTGTGGTCACTTTATTGAATTCCACGAGTTCACATTCGCTGCCGATCGAAAGTTCAAGCCACAGCTTTCACATCATACGAAACATTAAATCTGATGTTATGTAATCGAATTGTTTGacaaattgtttacatttcgaaaatattttaaattaatattttaatgtaccgacaaatattcataaaattttgtaaatgaatCCAATATTACTTGCtttttaaggaatttatttgaaaattgcgaagttttttttgtaataagacTGAGAATGCTAAgaactaatttatatatatcatgttAATTTCAGGAGAAAATGGCATCGGAAATGTACGCCTTGCCCAGACGATATGGTGAAAAAATGGCGAGATCCGTCTATCCAGTGGATCTGCGGTGGCTACCAGCGAGCTAGACGATCGTTCAAGAGCATGTGTATGATGCATTACAGGAACTGTCAGGATGGAACGAGTGGGTCCTAAGATtcgattcattaaaatataactttagagGTTTTCACTAGACGTTAAGTTCAGGaatgtcttaataaaataattgaaagaaGGC is a genomic window containing:
- the LOC133319466 gene encoding uncharacterized protein LOC133319466, with product MAKYKLVYCIVFVALIEVTVSLIPNETKVENIKNDLRRSGKKKKKDRSTSSDEARGKDSDSADVDKESLELSTQELSSDTDASKKPVSSAERRGWRKWHRKCTPCPDDMVKKWRDPSIQWICGGYQRARRSFKSMCMMHYRNCQDGTMFVKIHDFRCANDTDLDHPHGEHFFYDYKVPLSDDSSNSASGDSSDKDDSDDI